In Microbulbifer sp. THAF38, the sequence ACAACGGAACTGTCCGCAAAAGCATCAACCCCTAAAACCTCCAGTGGTTCCAGAATTAGAGGCCCATATTCATCGCTTTCGCGCATTTCTTTGTCTACCTCATGAAGGTATTGAATGACATCGTCGGTATTCTCCCGGTAGGCAACCCCAATTTCCAGCATGTAATAGCTGAAGTGCTTGGTTAGGTTATCTACTACTGATATATCACTGAATGGTACTGTATATACGGTGCCATTTAATGCGCGGAGTTCTACCTTGCGTAAGGTGATATTGGTTACCTCACCGGTTCGCCCGCCAACTTTTACAATATCGCCAATTTGTAGCAGGTCTTCCAACAACACGGTGAAGCCAGTTAGGAAATCTTTCACCAGGGCTTGGGCGCCAAACCCTACGGCAATACCAAAAACGCCAGCCCCGGCTAAGAGAGGGACTACATTGATATCTAACTCAGAGAGCAGTACGAGTACCCCCATGATTGAAAGTAGAAACAGTAAGATATTTTTTGCAAGGGGTATCAGTGTGCGCATACGGGCATTGCCGGAAGTGCGATGAGTATTAAAGTAGTGTTCCGTCGCAGCGTTGATCATTTCCCAGATGCATACAAAAATGGCCAATACCGAAAATAAAGCTAAAGCAATTTCGGCAAATTCGATGAGTGTATCTTTTGAAACGAATATGCCCACAGTAGCAGGGAATAATTCTGAAGCCGTATAAATCACCAGAAGGGCAGCAAGAAAATATCCAAGCCATCGCTGTAGTCTAAACAGTGGGGCAAAACGATTACTATTCAAACTTAGTTTTCTCCTGATAGGAGATAGTTTCTTGTGCATGAAATTAGCGAGTAGATTGTTAGATAAAACAACGGCTAGCAGTAGTACAATTGAAATCCCCAGAAGTAAAAAAGTGCCCGCTTGATTTGCTGTTAATCCAAACACACTCAGAAATTTTGTGTAGTCTTTGACAACCTCGGTAGCTATCTCATCTACTACCAGAACATCACTTATCTTCAGGAGATCAGGGTTTTCTTTGTCCGTTGTCGTATCCCGTAATTCTTTCAGGTTGTCGATAAGCGCTGCTCTACGTTCGGGATGCTGCAAAAGTTGGATGAGCTGATCTATCTCCTGAACCTGGGCATCTTCTCCATTTTGTGCGCTATTGCTCCGAGTAGGTGCGGTTTGAGACTCACCTGATGGTTGAACAGTCGTATTTTTCTCTTTATGTGACTCTGTTATCTTTAAATTGATAGCTTCCTGAGGCGCTTGGGCATTGGATAGTGCTGATGACAAGCCAATCAGGATAGAAAAAAGGGTAGCTGAGATAAGCCTGAGGAGATCATTTATGCTCCAGTGATTGTATTGATATTTGCCTTTGCCCATCATTTTAAGTACCCAATTTTCGATATCCTAAAGATTGCTCGCAATAAATATGCCAATAACAATAGGGGTTAATAGGCGCACAGTTTTCCAAAAGCTTCATATTTGTGACAAAACTGACATAACGTTTTAAGATAGAATGTAATTTTTTCTAAAGCTAAGTAAAAATTTCATTCAATTCGGTGAATTCTGCAGTTATGCAATGCTTTTTATTCTGATAGGACTTTGATATTGAATCTTCTTACGGGAATGTAAGGTGCTTGGCTCAATCGTCTATATAGTGTTCACCTTATGGAAGTGGGTGCCAACTTTGTGGTGGCACTTCCGCATTAACTGCCTGAGACCTGAGGGTCAGAGCTGGCTGTTCTGAGAAGGTGAAGAGCCAGCGATCTCCATAATCTAATAGTAAAAATTTGTATCAATTTCGAAAGAGAAAATATATAAGCCTTATTTGAGATAGATTTGGTGTTAAATGGGAAAGTTGATTGAACTAGGGGTTGTCGGTCTTTTTATTTCTGCATTTCTGGCCGCAACAATACTTCCGGTAAGCTCAGAGATTATATTAACGACGTTGCTGCTCAATGGCCTATCACCCGTTACGTTAGTACTTGTGGCAACTGTTGGTAATGTCGCGGGATCATTGGTTAATTACGCTCTAGGCTATTGGGCAAGCTTGGGTGTGATAAAGAAATGGCTGAGGATGTCTGAAAGCGAGTTTGTAAGGGCTGAACAGCGGTTTACTAAATATGGAATGATCTCCTTATGCTTTGCATGGGTGCCAATTATTGGAGATCCATTAACCGTTATGGCGGGAGTATTGAGAATCTCCTTGTTGTGGTTTTTGATCTTGGTGACAGCCGGGAAATTATTGCGCTACATCGTTGTAAGCTATATGGTGTTGAATATTTCTTAAATAAGGAGAGTTTTAGTCTGTTTCCCTACGAGAACCCTTACCCTTGGCTATGGCGAAATCACACCTAAAAATATACCAATAAAAGTGGTGATTATCGACAAAATTGCGAACACCTGCCGGCGATTTTAATTAGTTTATTGTTTTCTCTGCAAAACTAGATTCTAGTATGCAGGCCTCATAGGATGTCGATCCTAAAAGGTGATATGTTTATCAATTTTCCCTCTTAACCAGTTTCTCCAATCGATTTCTAGTCCTTTTATCCCACCAATGTAGTCTTTATCGACCAGGTAATAGGAGTGTGTACGATTTCCGCGCTCAAGCTTATGCATGAGTCTGATTACAAAGCTCTTACCCGTTGGTTTTGATAATAGAAAGTAAATAAATTGCCCCGCCTGTGCCTGTAATGGGGCTGACCCATTTCTTTGTTCATGACGCCACTTTGTATTGGGTAGCCTAATAAATGTACCTATCTCCATTAGTTTCTCATGGCGCAAAGGTGGGTTTACCCATTTATAGTTTTCCCAGTGGCTGGTAATTCGTAGCTGCCCCTCGACTTTTGACAGGGTTTCCATTTGCTCGGCCAAACCTTCATTCAGCCAGGATTGGGCGTAGGGTGTGACGGTATCTGTTATTGCGTGGCTGACTTCGTGTTTAATGGTACGAAAAGTTCTGGCCCTATCTTTCTGAATATAAACGACTATCTGGTTTCCTTTGTATAAGTATTTCCCATACGAACGACTAGGTTCTCTACCAGTTTGTTTTCTTAGATAATCGTAATAGGCTTTTTCATCCTTAAGTATCAATATCTTTACGGGGACTGTTTTATAAAAATCGAAAAATAGAACCCTATCGTAAAACTCATAAACAAGATTTACGTCTGCAACAATCTTATTTAATTCCTGTTTGCTCAGATTGGTATCAATGGTTTTAACAGAAATATCATATCGGGACCAACTTGAGGTGTGGTTTCTAGGCTTGATAACCTCTTGTTCAACACTCTCTATTTTCTTATCACTAAAGTGAACTTGGCCATTTTCGTCTGTCCATTTATAGATTTTAGCTGTTACGCTTATGGGAGCTAGAGACAAAAGAGTGGTTAATAAGGCTGGAAGGTAAGAGGTCACTGCTTCAAACTTATATCTAATTAAATCTGGTACTATAGTTCTTGTGGCTGCTGGCAGAATTAAGAGGCGGCTATGGCTTTATGGATAGCCGCTTGAGCCAGCAATCGGTTGGAGTTTAGCGTTGGGAGTACTGAATTGCCATCGTTGATAATTAGCGGTATTTCAGTACAGCCCAGAATCACTGCGTCACATCCAGCCTGTTTGAGATAACTGATACTATCTTGAAAGTATTTGACCGTTTCATCTCGAACTATTCCATTGACCAGCTCGCTCATTATCAGATATCCAATTCGTTCGATGACCTCCTGGGGTGGCCGCAACCAATCTATGCCTGTGCCCTCTAGCCTGGATGGATAAACATCACTCTCAACCAACCACTGGGTACCGAGTATGCCCAGCTTCCTATAGCCCCCGATTTGTGCCGCGGCAATAACACTGTCGGCAATATGCAACCAGGGTAGAGGAGAACCTTCCTCTACATAGTCAAAGGCTTGGTGAATGGTGTTATCTGGGCAAATAAGAAAGTCGGCTCCCTGGGATTTGAGCTTATCTGCGGATGAGAGCATTAAGTCGCTAATGCCTTGAAGATCATTGGAATCCAAATATTCCACATAGCGTGCGAGTGAATGAGTGTGCATAGATACCTCGGGATGGGCATGTTCACCGAGATACTTGCCGCTTTCTATACAAATTGTTTTGTAGCAAAGGGCTGCTCCCTCAGCGGAGCAGCCAATGATACCGATATGTTTTATATTTTTGCAGTCCTTCACTTATTCACTCCATTATTTATGTGAAAAAATAATATTCTATTTTTTATTAAATTAACTTTTATCGTTATGAAACTTAGTGAGTTTCTACCAGTTTTAATTGCTCTTTAACTTCCTTGAGCTGTTCGGGATGGATTGTAGACGATTGTATGTGTTGAAGTGATAGACGGTAACCAATATTAAACGCGTCCTCCTTGAGACTTTTTATATCGGGTTCTACTCCTGTGCCTTCCCAGTTACTTTTGGTTATTGGATTTACTGCCTTGGCAATTGGAATTACCACTCCGAATCCGTCGTCTAGTTGGAAAAATTGCCAGGGATTCGCGCCTCCTTTGGTTGTTTCGCCAATAATGGTGGCTCGCTTGAGGTGCTTTAGGTAATAGGCAAAAGATTCTGCGGCGGAGAAGGTATCTTTACTGGTCAAAATAAATACTGGAGTATCGATCATTCTTTTGCCCTTGATGATTTCGAAAGTCCAGAATTCAGTAGTGCTATCCGTAGCTTTCCAGTAAATACTGTTTAAATGGGTCGGCTCGTCAAAGAGGTAGCTACTAATCAGACGACCCATATTGCCATCACCGCCTCCATTATTTCTCAGATCGAATATGATGGCATCAGTGTTTTCAACTAAAGTCATAGCGGCTTCAACACGCTTTCGTGATGCGTCATTGACTTGATCGAAACCCCAAAAATCAATATAGCCAACATTACCTTCAAGGACCTCTATGCGGTTAAATCCGGAATTTTTTCGGGCCAGTTTGGTGAACCAGTTTTCGTGTTTTGGTTGGCTTTGGGAGGTATTTTGATCATACCACCGCACACCAAAATGCTTATCATGTTTCTCCAGTACTTTTGAAAGTACTTCGGCAACCCGTTTGGGGGTTCCCGCCTGTTTCATTGCCTCGGATTCTGAGGCTTTTTGTAGGCTTTCACGTATTGCGGGAATATTTTCCTGGAGTACATACTGTCTTGAAATCTCATGCGCAACCTTATTAATTAGAGTATTTTTTTCCTCTGTTGAAAAAGTTGTAGAGAAGCCGAGGCTTGGTAAAAGTAGTGGCAAAATGGCTGAGTATTTTTTCATTTTTATTAACTCGTTTTTATTAGTCCTTTTATGCCCGGGCTCAAGCCGTAGGTGGTTGTGTAGGTGGTTGTTATGAGTTGTCTGGGCTGTAACACTGGCGCTGTTCCGACAGTTTTATATGAACTGTTACCTTATAGAAAATTTTATCGGGAAATTTTTTTGTACTTTGGTATCAGTTATTCTGGGAAAACAGCTTGCCAGCATTGTTAAGCTTTGGCTGGTAATGCTAGCTAAGTGGCAGCTTAAACTTAGGCTAGGTTATCCAGAGGAGGCGCTACCCTAGCGAAAATCTTAATGGCCCCTTGGATGATAGGGGGGGCTCAGAAATGACTGACCAATTAGTCATATTTGTTGGCCAGAGGAACTGTAAGCCATTCATTTCCCCCGAAATCCCCTCGAAACCTCTATGAGGTTCTTCCAAGCATCTTATTTGGCCTTCTATAGGCAGGTTCACTGAAGGCAAATAGGGAGGTTCACTGAAGGCAAATGTCCACAGAATTTTCTGCGGTTATGGCTATGGAAACTCCTGAGTAATGCGAAATACATACCGATATATCGCCATAGATTACTTTGATGGTTGCTACCTTAGCGGGCATAAATGGCAGATAAATAGTGAAACACGTGACAGATTTTACCCCCCAATTCAGCTTGCAAAGTGAAGCTCTGAACTGTGAGGATTCCAACGTCTGGGCCGTTAGCGACCGGGCCCATGAGCTTGCCGATAAGGGGGAGGACGTTATTTTCCTCTGTGTGGGGGACCCCAATTTCGATACACCGGAGCCAATTCTGGATTTTGCTCGTGCTCGCTTAGGTGTAGGGCGCACGCATTACTCCCCCGCGGCCGGTGAGCCGGTGTTGCGCCGAGCCATTGCGGATATCGAGAGTAAGGTATCACCCCACCCCTGTAATCCCGATGATGTTGTGGTATTTCCCGGCGGTACCAATGCTATCTACGCGGTACTTTCCTGCCTGTTGAATCCAGGTGAGGAGATTGTGATCCCGGAACCGATGTATATCGGATATGTCCCCATCTGCGACAGTCTCAGGTTGTCAGTGAAGCGTGTGACCTGCCCGGCAGAGCAGAATTTTGCTTTTGATGTAGAAGCTATTAAGGCGGCGGTCAGTGAAGAGACCCGCGTGGTGATGATCAACACTCCGGTCAATCCTACCGGTGCTATGGCAACCCCAGAGCAGCTGCGCGAACTTGCTGCTTTTTGCCGCGAGCGCGATATCTGGTTAGTGTGTGATGAAATGTACTCCATGATCACTTTCGCGCGCCGTCACACCTCCCTGCGTACCGCTGCCGAGTCTCTGGACAATATTGTGGTGATTGATGGCCTGTCCAAGTCTCATGCTATGAGTGGCTGGCGCCTGGGATGGGCGGTAGCCCGTGGACCTCTAGTAGATCGCCTGGCGGCATTCGCTGGGGCCACTATCTTCGGCTGCCCTCAGTTTATCCAGGAGGCAGCGGCATTCGCTTTGGAGTTCGATTCCTATTTCGTGAAACAGATGCGTGATGCCTATGAACGTCGCCGTAATCTAATTGTTGAACGAATTGGCAAGATTCCGGGGCTTGGCTGTTACAGCCCGGATGCGGGTATGTTTGTGATGGTCAATGTTTCTGAGGTAGCCAGCTCCGGTCAGGAATTCGCTGAGGCTCTTCTGGAGGCTGAGCGGGTATCGGTTTTGCCAGGGGCGCCTTTTGGCGAGAGTGCGGTAAATCATGTGCGCTTGACGCTCGCAGCCGATGAGGCTGAGTTGTCACGCGCTCTG encodes:
- a CDS encoding mechanosensitive ion channel family protein, with the translated sequence MMGKGKYQYNHWSINDLLRLISATLFSILIGLSSALSNAQAPQEAINLKITESHKEKNTTVQPSGESQTAPTRSNSAQNGEDAQVQEIDQLIQLLQHPERRAALIDNLKELRDTTTDKENPDLLKISDVLVVDEIATEVVKDYTKFLSVFGLTANQAGTFLLLGISIVLLLAVVLSNNLLANFMHKKLSPIRRKLSLNSNRFAPLFRLQRWLGYFLAALLVIYTASELFPATVGIFVSKDTLIEFAEIALALFSVLAIFVCIWEMINAATEHYFNTHRTSGNARMRTLIPLAKNILLFLLSIMGVLVLLSELDINVVPLLAGAGVFGIAVGFGAQALVKDFLTGFTVLLEDLLQIGDIVKVGGRTGEVTNITLRKVELRALNGTVYTVPFSDISVVDNLTKHFSYYMLEIGVAYRENTDDVIQYLHEVDKEMRESDEYGPLILEPLEVLGVDAFADSSVVIKARTKTKAHEKWYVGREFNRRIKLLFDKKGVEIPFPHQTLYFGEDKKGKAPAARIEVHEDNHEEKTEDKQSKKEVSCN
- a CDS encoding YqaA family protein; translation: MGKLIELGVVGLFISAFLAATILPVSSEIILTTLLLNGLSPVTLVLVATVGNVAGSLVNYALGYWASLGVIKKWLRMSESEFVRAEQRFTKYGMISLCFAWVPIIGDPLTVMAGVLRISLLWFLILVTAGKLLRYIVVSYMVLNIS
- a CDS encoding DUF4124 domain-containing protein — translated: MTSYLPALLTTLLSLAPISVTAKIYKWTDENGQVHFSDKKIESVEQEVIKPRNHTSSWSRYDISVKTIDTNLSKQELNKIVADVNLVYEFYDRVLFFDFYKTVPVKILILKDEKAYYDYLRKQTGREPSRSYGKYLYKGNQIVVYIQKDRARTFRTIKHEVSHAITDTVTPYAQSWLNEGLAEQMETLSKVEGQLRITSHWENYKWVNPPLRHEKLMEIGTFIRLPNTKWRHEQRNGSAPLQAQAGQFIYFLLSKPTGKSFVIRLMHKLERGNRTHSYYLVDKDYIGGIKGLEIDWRNWLRGKIDKHITF
- a CDS encoding aspartate/glutamate racemase family protein, whose product is MKDCKNIKHIGIIGCSAEGAALCYKTICIESGKYLGEHAHPEVSMHTHSLARYVEYLDSNDLQGISDLMLSSADKLKSQGADFLICPDNTIHQAFDYVEEGSPLPWLHIADSVIAAAQIGGYRKLGILGTQWLVESDVYPSRLEGTGIDWLRPPQEVIERIGYLIMSELVNGIVRDETVKYFQDSISYLKQAGCDAVILGCTEIPLIINDGNSVLPTLNSNRLLAQAAIHKAIAAS
- a CDS encoding S41 family peptidase, with the protein product MKKYSAILPLLLPSLGFSTTFSTEEKNTLINKVAHEISRQYVLQENIPAIRESLQKASESEAMKQAGTPKRVAEVLSKVLEKHDKHFGVRWYDQNTSQSQPKHENWFTKLARKNSGFNRIEVLEGNVGYIDFWGFDQVNDASRKRVEAAMTLVENTDAIIFDLRNNGGGDGNMGRLISSYLFDEPTHLNSIYWKATDSTTEFWTFEIIKGKRMIDTPVFILTSKDTFSAAESFAYYLKHLKRATIIGETTKGGANPWQFFQLDDGFGVVIPIAKAVNPITKSNWEGTGVEPDIKSLKEDAFNIGYRLSLQHIQSSTIHPEQLKEVKEQLKLVETH
- a CDS encoding pyridoxal phosphate-dependent aminotransferase; the encoded protein is MTDFTPQFSLQSEALNCEDSNVWAVSDRAHELADKGEDVIFLCVGDPNFDTPEPILDFARARLGVGRTHYSPAAGEPVLRRAIADIESKVSPHPCNPDDVVVFPGGTNAIYAVLSCLLNPGEEIVIPEPMYIGYVPICDSLRLSVKRVTCPAEQNFAFDVEAIKAAVSEETRVVMINTPVNPTGAMATPEQLRELAAFCRERDIWLVCDEMYSMITFARRHTSLRTAAESLDNIVVIDGLSKSHAMSGWRLGWAVARGPLVDRLAAFAGATIFGCPQFIQEAAAFALEFDSYFVKQMRDAYERRRNLIVERIGKIPGLGCYSPDAGMFVMVNVSEVASSGQEFAEALLEAERVSVLPGAPFGESAVNHVRLTLAADEAELSRALDRIERFVTCANRQAS